In Nostoc sphaeroides, the genomic window TTTTATTATATAGTCTTGATCTAAGGTTTGTACAGTTCCTTTGGAGAGGCATTTATAGGTATATATGCCATTGAGTTGCAATTCATCAGATAATTTAGCGATGTCTACGATGGTCACTGAGCTTGCCGAAGTGCGGGCTATTCGGCGTCGCGTGGAATTCTGAATTTAAGACTCACCCAACCGCTCAAAAATTTATCTTTATCCCCTATCACAAATTAAGTCAGTAGTTGCAAAATAAAGCTGAACTGCCAAAAATCAAAGTCGTTATAGTTGACATAAGCCTACAGATTCAGATAAATCACCTTTTGTAATCACTTCGCCAATGGTTCAGCAGCCAATGTCGCCAAATTCATCAAATCAGTCCGAACAGTCAGAACAAGTTGAAAAAATTTATTTACCGCGTACCAGCGAATCGGAGAACCTAAAAAAGATTCGCCACACTGCTTCCCATGTAATGGCAATGGCGGTACAAAAGCTGTTTCCCAAGGCGCAAGTTACAATCGGCCCTTGGATTGAAAACGGTTTTTACTACGACTTCGACAATCCAGAACCATTTAGCGAAAATGATCTCAAAGCCATCAAAAAAGAGATGGCGAAGATTATTAATCGCAAGTTGGCGGTTATTCGAGAAGAAGTCAGCCGCGAAGAAGCCGAACGCCGGATTCAGGAAATTAAGGAACCTTACAAGCTAGAAATTCTGGCAGATATCAAAAACGAACCAATTACGATTTACCACCTGGGAAATGAATGGTGGGATTTGTGTGCGGGGCCTCACCTGGAAAATACCAGCGAATTAAACCCCAAGGCAATTGAACTAGAAAGCGTTGCTGGTGCTTATTGGCGTGGGGATGAAACTAAAGCCCAATTACAACGCATCTATGCCACCGCTTGGGAAAGTCCAGAACAACTCACTGAATATAAGCGGCGCAAAGAAGAAGCGCTGCGGCGAGATCACCGAAAACTGGGTAAGGAACTGGGATTATTTATATTTTCTGATCTAGTGGGGCCGGGTTTACCTTTGTGGACGCCAAAAGGTACTTTGTTAAGGAGTACTTTAGAAGACTTCCTCAAGCAAGAACAGTTAAAACGGGGTTATTTATCCGTAGTAACGCCTCACATTGCCAGAGTAGACTTATTTAAAACCTCTGGACATTGGCAGAAATATAAAGAAGATATGTTCCCTTTAATGGCAGATAACTCTGAAGCTGCTGCACAGGAACAGGGCTTCGTCATGAAGCCGATGAACTGCCCCTTCCACATCCAAATATATAAGAGTGAATTACGCTCTTATCGAGAACTACCGATGCGCTTGGCGGAATTTGGTACTGTTTACCGCTACGAACAATCAGGGGAATTGGGCGGTTTAACGCGGGTGCGCGGTTTTACTGTGGATGATTCTCACCTGTTCGTCACCCCAGAACAGCTAGATAGTGAATTCCTCAGTGTGGTGGATTTGATTTTGTCGGTGTTTAATAGTCTGCAACTGAAGAACTTTAAAGCTAGACTCAGTTTCCGCGATCCAGCTAGTGATAAATACATCGGTTCAGATGAAGTTTGGGACAAAGCCGAAGGTGCAATTCGCCGTGCAGTTGAAACCTTGGGGATGGATCACTTTGAAGGTATTGGAGAAGCGGCTTTTTATGGGCCAAAACTTGACTTTATCTTTAGTGATGCCTTAGAACGGGAGTGGCAATTAGGAACTGTACAGGTAGATTACAACTTGCCAGAACGCTTTGAATTAGAGTATGTCGCCGAAGATGGTGTTCGCAAACGCCCAGTGATGATTCACCGTGCGCCTTTTGGTTCGCTGGAAAGGTTGATTGGGATCTTAATTGAAGAATATGCAGGCGATTTCCCTTTGTGGTTAGCGCCAGTGCAAGCTAGATTACTGCCAGTGGGTGACACACAGTTAGACTTTGCTAAAGATGTGGTAGCGAAGATGAGAGCGTTAGGCATCCGTGCAGAAGTTGATACCAGTGGCGATCGCTTGGGTAAACAGATTCGCAATGCAGAGAAAGAAAAAATACCCGTAATGGCTGTGGTGGGAGCGAAAGAAGTGGAAACCAACACCTTGAGTATCCGTACCCGCGCCTCTGGGGAATTGGGAGTTATCCCTGTAGATGAGGTGGTGGATAAGATGAAAGATGCGATCGCTAAGTTCGAGAACTTCTAAAATCTAAGCACAGACGCACACTAATCACAATTGGTGTGCGTTTTGTCTAGTAGATCAGATTATTGGCTAGTTGGTAGGTTTGGTCAAAGGTGCGATGTCTAGAGTACCACAGACAACAAAACTTTTCTCAATCACCGCACCCAAGAAAACTTTTCGAGTTATTCAACACTGTTAGGATTGATTTAAAGACTTGTGGAATCTGCTTTTCCTAAACAGACTGGACTTGCATAAATTACTATCAACAATTTTTGACTCACATCATGAACCGCTTTACCTCTATTTTGCTCGCAGGCTTGATAGCATCTGCTTCAGCTTTGGCTATTTCTCCAAAAGCTGATGCTAATACACCAGTGGATTATCTTGCTGGATTAGATAGCTACGGCTATCAACGCAACGATAATGGTAAGTACGAAGGTCAAAGTCGTCACCACAGAAATGGTGATTATGACCGCCAGAACGACCTTCGCAACATTCGTGACAATAATAATCGCTATGAGCGCGATAATAACCGTCGCTATGAACGCGATAATAACCGTCGCTATGAGCGTGACAATAATCGCCGCTATGAACGCGACAATAACCGTCGCTATGAGCGTGACAATAATCGCCGCTATGAGCGTGACAATAATCGCCGCTATGAACGCGACAATAATCGCCGCTATGAACGCGACAATAATCGCCGCTATGAACGCGACAATAACCGTCGCTATGAACGCGATAATAACCTTCGCAACATTCGTGACAATAACCATCGCTATGAGCGCGATAATAATCGCCGCTATGAACGCGATAATAACCTTCGCAACATTCGTGACAATAACCGTCGCTATGAACGCGACAATAACCGTCGCTATGAGCGCGATAATAACCTTCGCAACATTCGTGACAATAACCATCGCTATGAGCGCGATCGCAACTGGGATCGTGGTTAATCCTTCCGCCTTCATTTATTAAGCTTGGTTCTAGGTGAACTGAGCATTGATTCTACTTGGCGGTAGGACAGACACAATCTCTTTTTCCACTTATTCCAATATCTGATTTTTCACTCTTATCTAGAAAACCTCGCTTCCATTCCCTAGTAGGGCAGCTTGCTCAGGGATTAGGTTTAGCGTTAGTTTTTCTACACGACGTGAAAAGTCAGATTTTAATTAAATCAAGAGCAGGACTTACGCAAATAATAGCCAAAACCTGAAAAACCACTACTGACCCTTGAGGTTAACTATTACTGATTGCAGCGAATCAGCTTCGTTGTATCCAGCTTTTTTGAGATTGTTGTAGTGAGTTTCTAGGATGAGAATGTCTTGCGATCGCCAAGAGACTTTTTTCGCAACTACAGCAATTTGCTTGGCTAAGTCTTCTCGTAATCGTGTAAAATCTCGGCTGGGTTCCCAGGCTTGGGCAAATATTTTAAGAGTTTTATTACCTTGCTCATGACTCAATTGAGCAGGAATCGTTTTAGTGTTAGGAAAACCCAACCATGTCAGCAGTGTTTTGACTTCATCAGTCTTTGACATAGGGTTTGGCACCCTCCCCCAGATTTCTCAATGCCACTGCTGCACTTCTACGAACATCTTTATCAACGGTTTCATCCTTGAGGAAGTCGAGGATGTCTTTGACGTAGGGTTTGGGAGCCTCCCCCAGATTTCTCAATGCCACTGCTGCTAATATACGAACATCGGGGTCAACGGTTTTATCCTTGAGGAAGTCGAAGAAGTCTTTGAAATAGGGTTTGGCTGACTCTCCCAAATTTACCAATGCCACTGCTGCACGGGAACGAACATCTAGGTCAAAATTTATATCCTTGAGGATGTCAGCGATGTCTTTGACGTAGGGTTTGGCTGCCTCCCCCAAATTTACCAATGCCACTGCTGCACCGGAACGAACACCTAAGCCAACGGTTTTATCCAGTAGGATGTCAGCGATGTCTTTAACGTAGGGTTTGGCTGCCTCCCCCAGATTTCCCAATACCTTTGCTGCGGGGAAACGAACACTTGGGTCAATAGTTTTATCCAGTAGGAAGTCGAGGATGTCTTTGACGTAGGGTTTGGCTGCCTCCCCCAGATTTAGCAATGCATAAGCTGCACTGGAACGAACACCTGAGTCAACGGTTTTATCCTTGAGGAAGTTGAGGATGTCTTTGACGTAGGGTTTGGCTGCCTCCCCCAAATTTGTCAATGCATAAGCTGCACCGGAACGAAGACTTGGGTCAATAGTTTTATCCAGTAGGATGTCAGCGATGTCTTTAACGTAGGGTTTGGCAGCGTCCCCCAGATTTCCCAATGCATTTGCTGCACTGAAACGAACACTTTTGTCAACGGTTTCATCCTTGAGGAAGTCGAGAATGTCTTTGACGTAGGGTTTGGCAGCGTCCCCCAGATTTCCCAATGCATTTGCTGCACTGAAACGAACACTTTTGTCAACGGTTTCATCCTTGAGGAAGTCGAGAATGTCTTTGACGTAGGGTTTGGCTGCCTCCCCCAGATTTGCCAATCCATAAGCTGCACCCATACGAACCCCGGAGTCAACGGTTTTATCCTTGAGGAAGTCGAGGATGTTTTTGACGTAGGGTTTGGCTGCCTCCCCTAGATTTCCCAATGCCTTTGCTGCACTTTGACGAATATCGGGGTCAACGGTTTTATCCTTGAGGATGTTGAAAACTTTCTGTGCAATATCCTCTGGTTTTTGAACCACCGATTTCAAATTTTTTAGATCATATTCATTAAATTTTTCAAAAGCGAGTTTCTTTACTCCGTCATATCTATCATCCAAAGCAGCAACGATACCGTTAATCTGCCAAGCTTCTGGCTTCGGACGAGGCGGTTCTTTCGCACTTACCCAAGGCAGGGCGAGGAGGAGTGTCAACAGCAGGGTAAAGGGAAAAAGGAAAAAGGGCGACGAACGCTTTTTAATTATCTGTAGATGCATTTGTAATTTGTAATTTCTTTAGTAATAAAGGCTGTTTCTGCCCTTTCCTTGGTAGGGAAAGAGAAGGGAGTTAGGTTTTTACTAGTAAATCAGGAACCGCTACAGTTATCTTTTTACTGTCTGATAACTCAACCTAGCTAGAAATGGAATATTAATGTAAATAGTACAGGAATTTAAAAAAGATACGCTCAGAGTATAGTATTGAGCTTCCGTGATCTATGGTGCGACGCCGAATAGCCCGTCGTAGACATCGCCTACTCAAACCACTGCACGAGATAAGGGACTTCCAAGTAAAAAAATATTCAATTGCTATTGTTCACTGTTGACCGTTGACGGTTCACGAATTTTCAGTCAACAGTCAACAGTCAACGACTTTAATGTGGAATAATTTATTTTTTGGAGTTCCCTAATAACAATACCTCGTTCAATTGTTAGCGATCGTCAATGTCTTTTGATAACCTCTGCAAACTACTGTCCGAAAAACATCCTGCTACCTTTGCCAGTTGGGTATTAGGAACACCGCAAACTTCCGTCACAGTTCTCAAAACCGAATTGAGCATCGAACCGATTCGCGCTGATTACGTCACATTCCTACAGCTACAAGGACGCATTCTGCATCTGGAATTTCAAACCAAACTAGAATCTACGCCACCCCTACCCCTGCGGATGGTAGATTACTGGGTACGCTTATATCGTTTATATCGTTTACCAATAACGCAAGTTGTCGTATTATTACTTCCCCCTGCACCAGGAACAGTAATTGAAACTGTCTTCTGTGTCGAAACTACCCGTCATGAATATCGCGTGATTCGCTTATGGGAAGAAAATCCTGAACTATTCCTCAATGAGCCAGCTTTGTTACCATTAGCACCACTGGCCGCAACCACGCAACCCCAAGCCTTGTTGCAGCAAGTTGTGATCAAAGTTAATCAACTTGAGCCAAGACAACGACCAGAAATTTCTGCTTACACCCAAATCTTAGCGGGGTTAAAATACAATCAAGACTTGATTCGACAATTATTTCGGGAGGGTATGATGCGCGAGTCAGTGATTTATCAAGAAATTCTAAGAGAAGGGGAACAACGAGGACGGGAAGAAGGACGAAAAGCAGAGGGGCAATTGCTGATTCTCCGTCAACTTACTCGACGGGTGGGAGAATTACCCCCAGAGGTGCTAGATCGTATTGAAACTCTCTCTTTAGAACAATTAGAAAATCTCGGTGAAGCATTGTTGGATTTTCAGGCGATGCCTACGGCGGTAAACTACGCGGATTTAGAAACCTGGTTTGGTACATTAGACATAGGAGTGAAAATGACGTAAGCACAATTTATGAATTATGCCTACCAAGAATTTCGGGCAACGCATAATTAATTTCACTCCTATGTCTATTAGATGAATTTTTCCATTTGAGCCAATGTCTGATGGTGCTAGTACCGCAAGGCGGAAGTCAAAAGGAGCCAGTGCGTTGGGCGGCGAGCCACTCTAGTTGCAACTGGCGTTCAAAAGTCACCCTTCCCTACGGGACGCTACGCGAACGGCTGCGCTCAGAGTAAAAAAGTCACGCATTCAAAAGAATTATATTCCGAGCTTCTTGCGCCATTTGAAACAGTATGTTTATTTACGCCATGCTGTAGTAGGGGAAAAAATAGTTTCAGAAGAACCAAAGCGAGTTGAGCTTGTCAGATTGCCACATTAGAGTTCAATTAACTTGAAGGCCCAAGGTTTGAGAGCCGCTAAAGCTATTTCTTCACTTACACCTTCATAAGCCTCCCATTCCAACGGATGCTCTTTAGGATGTCCGTCGCCGACATTACCTGCAACTTTAATTATTGGACAGTTGGCGATGCGATCGCGCTCCAGCCCTTTTGGAACTACTAGTTGGATTTTGTGCCCGATAAACTTCGCTGTACTATCATTAGCTACAGATTCACGGATTAAACAAATATCACCAGCAGTCCCCCAAGTCGTTTGGTAAATGTGGAGGAACGATATATAGGTGGATGGTTTGATGGATCTTTTGAGAACGTGCATTATCTGTAATCCTTACACTATGAGTCAAAAATCATAAATCATACAAGTATTTTCTATCACGTTCGTAGGGAAGAATGTTTTTAACTAACATTTTGTACCTAGCGCAGGTGATTCTAAATCGTTCGGTGGAAGATAGCGGTTTTCAGTGAGTCTAATGGGTTTACGCTCTGCAAATTTAGCGTTAACCTTTGAAAATGATGTCGTACAGTGATAGCAGAATCTCCACCACAATCAGAATCACCACATACCACTCTACTCGCTGACTACTGCTATGCTGCATGAACTCCAGCACCGTTTGTGCAGTTTGAGAAATTAACTCTAGTTTACGTTCTAGGGCATGGTGACGCTCACGAATTTCGTATTCATCTTCCAAGCGCAGATATAAGTTTTCTAGCTGTGGGGTTTCCCAGAGTAACTCCGGCTTATCGATAATCTCTACTTGACCAACAATCTTATGTTGAACTAATAGGGTAGTCCCAAGTTGACGCAATAATTCGCGGCTCTGGCGTCTACTCCTGTCTTCACGCTGGAGACTAGCTGCAAACGGTTCAATTTGATCAAATACAGCCGCTAGGCTGGTTTCATAGTGAGACAGCACAACACTCTTGGCGAGAATATCAGCTACTATCTGCAAGCGTTCTACACTAAATTCATGCAGTAAAATTTTTCCTTCCTTAACTCGCTCACTCTCTGCTACGTTGAGATGAATTTCTACCTCTTCTGTTTCTGGGTTGGCAAAAGAGCCACTAACTTGAGAGGATAGTTTGGTCAAAAAGGCTACCTTTTCCACAGGCTCAAGGTTAAACAGGACAACTGCACCATAGTTCAGCAGTACCGCACAGCCGTGTTCACCGACTGTAACTATTACTGGCATAGTCGCCAAGCACACGTAATTTTCCAAGTTCTGTAAGTTAATATTCTTACCAAGGAATAGGGCCTGCGCTCTAAATCTATCTCTGTCATTAAAAAGGAGTTTTTGCATTGTCGCCCTATGCTGTATTCTGTCTGCTGAAGTGCTCAAGTAGCGATGTCTTGCCCCAAAAGAGCGTATTTGTATCATTATTAAAGGGACTTCCAAGTAAAAAAATATTCCATTGCTATTTTTCACTGTTGACCGTTGACGGTTCACGAGTTTTCAGTCAACAGTCAACAGTCAACAGTCAACGACTTGAATGTGGAATAATTTATTTTTTGGAGTTCCCAAAGTGAAATGATATCACATAGCTTGCTTCTCGCGGAGCGAGTATAAATTCGCTTACTCGCAACCATTTTTAATTTTTAGACTTTGGCGTGACACTTCGGCTTACCTCAGCTCTCCAATGTAGTACTTTAGCTTGGACTGCTGATGTGGGCTAGCGTAGATTGGGGTAAATTACTTAGTTCAAATGACTTTATTTTATACTTGCATAACACTTGCTTTATAGTTACTACTTTTAAGGGAGTTAAACTTTATATTCTAAAATCGACTTTACATATTCACTATTCTTTGGAAAAACATATTAATGTGCTTCATCATTTCTTGAATTAAAATTCCTTGATAATACCCATGTAGTAACAGATTAAGTGATTGATATTAGAAAAGTAGTTGAAAAATCGAACTTGTCTAATATTATGAATAAAAAATGGGCTGTTAAACGACTTACAATCAATCTCACATCAGGTGAGGCTGAGAAATTGGAAAAATATTGCTCAAGCACTGGCAGACCGGCAACCGATGTAATTCGGGAATTAATTCGCACTCTGACCACTGAAGGTGAAGAGTGAAAAACCTAAAAGGAAAGGAAATTACACTGGATAAAACTTAACCAAGAGAGAGAATGAAAGTTTCAATTAGCTTGATGGTAGACAAGACTTGTCAGAATAATTCATCATTAATAATTGCTAATTCATAATAGACCTGTCGGGAAATAGCGAGAAAAATCGCTGAAAACCTTGCGACACAGGAACTATAGGTATTTATCGTAAAGTTGCTTCGAGAATGAAGCATTATTTGCGTTTTGGAGTAGAGAGCGATCGCATTGCGATCGCGCCCTCTTCCCAATACCGTAGTCAATCGCCCAACCATCGAACCTCTCAAGAATATCGAAGCCGTGTGTTTATGAACTTGTAAATCACAAAGTACTGCGATCGCATAAATTATAGCGGTTCTCGTTTACGTGAGGTAGACCCTACAACTGGTGATACAATATCTACCGCATCTGAATGGGAAGCGCTATATTCAAATCATCACTAATAGTTTGATAAGCAACTATAAAGCGAATTTTTGCCCCAATTTTTCTTGGGCAAGTAATCCATAGATAGAGCCTCCTTTACTTCGATAAAAAAATAAATTATACCTACCATTTAGAGGACTTTTGGTTATAAATTAAATGTACATTTACATACCAATAAATTGTTAAAATTGATTAGAAGTCGTTTTCTGTTTGTTTTACCG contains:
- a CDS encoding DUF4351 domain-containing protein, whose amino-acid sequence is MSFDNLCKLLSEKHPATFASWVLGTPQTSVTVLKTELSIEPIRADYVTFLQLQGRILHLEFQTKLESTPPLPLRMVDYWVRLYRLYRLPITQVVVLLLPPAPGTVIETVFCVETTRHEYRVIRLWEENPELFLNEPALLPLAPLAATTQPQALLQQVVIKVNQLEPRQRPEISAYTQILAGLKYNQDLIRQLFREGMMRESVIYQEILREGEQRGREEGRKAEGQLLILRQLTRRVGELPPEVLDRIETLSLEQLENLGEALLDFQAMPTAVNYADLETWFGTLDIGVKMT
- a CDS encoding HEAT repeat domain-containing protein, which produces MHLQIIKKRSSPFFLFPFTLLLTLLLALPWVSAKEPPRPKPEAWQINGIVAALDDRYDGVKKLAFEKFNEYDLKNLKSVVQKPEDIAQKVFNILKDKTVDPDIRQSAAKALGNLGEAAKPYVKNILDFLKDKTVDSGVRMGAAYGLANLGEAAKPYVKDILDFLKDETVDKSVRFSAANALGNLGDAAKPYVKDILDFLKDETVDKSVRFSAANALGNLGDAAKPYVKDIADILLDKTIDPSLRSGAAYALTNLGEAAKPYVKDILNFLKDKTVDSGVRSSAAYALLNLGEAAKPYVKDILDFLLDKTIDPSVRFPAAKVLGNLGEAAKPYVKDIADILLDKTVGLGVRSGAAVALVNLGEAAKPYVKDIADILKDINFDLDVRSRAAVALVNLGESAKPYFKDFFDFLKDKTVDPDVRILAAVALRNLGEAPKPYVKDILDFLKDETVDKDVRRSAAVALRNLGEGAKPYVKD
- the thrS gene encoding threonine--tRNA ligase yields the protein MVQQPMSPNSSNQSEQSEQVEKIYLPRTSESENLKKIRHTASHVMAMAVQKLFPKAQVTIGPWIENGFYYDFDNPEPFSENDLKAIKKEMAKIINRKLAVIREEVSREEAERRIQEIKEPYKLEILADIKNEPITIYHLGNEWWDLCAGPHLENTSELNPKAIELESVAGAYWRGDETKAQLQRIYATAWESPEQLTEYKRRKEEALRRDHRKLGKELGLFIFSDLVGPGLPLWTPKGTLLRSTLEDFLKQEQLKRGYLSVVTPHIARVDLFKTSGHWQKYKEDMFPLMADNSEAAAQEQGFVMKPMNCPFHIQIYKSELRSYRELPMRLAEFGTVYRYEQSGELGGLTRVRGFTVDDSHLFVTPEQLDSEFLSVVDLILSVFNSLQLKNFKARLSFRDPASDKYIGSDEVWDKAEGAIRRAVETLGMDHFEGIGEAAFYGPKLDFIFSDALEREWQLGTVQVDYNLPERFELEYVAEDGVRKRPVMIHRAPFGSLERLIGILIEEYAGDFPLWLAPVQARLLPVGDTQLDFAKDVVAKMRALGIRAEVDTSGDRLGKQIRNAEKEKIPVMAVVGAKEVETNTLSIRTRASGELGVIPVDEVVDKMKDAIAKFENF
- a CDS encoding RMD1 family protein → MQKLLFNDRDRFRAQALFLGKNINLQNLENYVCLATMPVIVTVGEHGCAVLLNYGAVVLFNLEPVEKVAFLTKLSSQVSGSFANPETEEVEIHLNVAESERVKEGKILLHEFSVERLQIVADILAKSVVLSHYETSLAAVFDQIEPFAASLQREDRSRRQSRELLRQLGTTLLVQHKIVGQVEIIDKPELLWETPQLENLYLRLEDEYEIRERHHALERKLELISQTAQTVLEFMQHSSSQRVEWYVVILIVVEILLSLYDIIFKG
- a CDS encoding CopG family transcriptional regulator, with amino-acid sequence MNKKWAVKRLTINLTSGEAEKLEKYCSSTGRPATDVIRELIRTLTTEGEE